Proteins encoded within one genomic window of Phototrophicus methaneseepsis:
- a CDS encoding class I SAM-dependent DNA methyltransferase — protein sequence MSNDYDALAPVYDILEIGNFAEALTPMLVDYALRHEWMGRRIMSVGCGTGKGLSWLAQHGYLLTAVDQSEAMLTVAKENLKSSRGTIDWHQQNILKLEGIDNMDMVLALNVMGELNTLKELETAFQAIRRTLHNERLFIFDIYTIEGLVIRQQSGDQLLQDQDNLTVFATNHYDYERQIQARHYRIYHQQSDQQWQRVDAKRTLRSYPIQAVLALVKRAKFEVATVLTHDLQPYDPGKAHTERVIILAKST from the coding sequence ATGTCAAACGATTACGATGCGCTTGCCCCAGTTTATGACATCCTCGAAATTGGCAACTTCGCGGAGGCCTTGACGCCGATGCTGGTTGACTACGCTTTGCGCCATGAATGGATGGGGCGTCGTATTATGAGTGTGGGCTGTGGCACAGGTAAAGGTCTTTCCTGGCTCGCACAGCATGGTTATTTGCTGACCGCAGTGGATCAATCCGAGGCGATGCTCACAGTCGCCAAAGAAAACTTAAAATCCAGCCGGGGCACCATTGATTGGCACCAGCAAAACATACTCAAGCTAGAGGGCATCGATAACATGGACATGGTCCTTGCCCTGAATGTGATGGGTGAACTCAATACCCTCAAAGAGTTAGAAACAGCCTTCCAGGCCATCCGGCGTACCCTACACAATGAGCGCCTTTTCATCTTCGACATTTACACCATCGAAGGCCTTGTCATCCGTCAGCAATCTGGAGACCAGCTCCTACAGGATCAGGATAACCTGACCGTCTTCGCGACAAATCACTATGATTATGAGCGACAGATCCAAGCAAGGCACTATCGGATTTATCACCAACAAAGTGACCAGCAATGGCAGCGCGTTGATGCCAAGCGCACATTACGTTCCTACCCTATTCAAGCCGTCCTAGCACTTGTCAAACGTGCAAAGTTCGAGGTTGCCACAGTATTAACCCACGATTTGCAACCATATGACCCTGGCAAGGCACATACCGAGCGGGTTATCATATTGGCGAAGTCAACCTAA
- a CDS encoding PRC-barrel domain-containing protein, with amino-acid sequence MGKNDIVRALSATSLNGTNVVNTQGEDIGHIEDLMIDLTTGRILYAVLSFGGILGIGNKLFAVPFQSFTIDQNNERFILDANKERLQNAPGFDKDHWPQTGNMDFQNEVYRYYDVDPYWNEPVR; translated from the coding sequence ATGGGTAAGAATGACATTGTACGTGCTCTTTCTGCGACTAGTTTAAACGGAACGAATGTTGTTAATACGCAGGGCGAGGACATCGGTCACATTGAAGATTTGATGATCGACCTGACGACAGGCCGCATTTTATACGCTGTCCTGTCCTTTGGTGGCATTTTGGGCATCGGCAACAAGCTGTTTGCCGTACCGTTCCAATCATTCACGATTGACCAAAACAATGAGCGGTTCATCTTGGATGCAAATAAGGAACGTTTGCAGAATGCGCCTGGGTTTGATAAGGACCATTGGCCACAGACAGGCAACATGGACTTCCAGAATGAAGTCTATCGTTACTACGATGTGGACCCCTATTGGAATGAACCCGTACGCTAA